A genomic segment from Acyrthosiphon pisum isolate AL4f chromosome A3, pea_aphid_22Mar2018_4r6ur, whole genome shotgun sequence encodes:
- the LOC100574155 gene encoding uncharacterized protein LOC100574155 isoform X1, whose translation MDVFSKAGLFPKKHHRCISLESGQSSTKKSCLQKTPSDPPRFFPRRYSTPELAMRRHALRYQQRDDDVPPGQPISNKSCQTDILGLDKYLQRPTGNESSQNESDAVSSEATVAALRTYKKPSKRPKVRSVAVHCERRRLSFAALKGCQKFKHVYKRKISLPQPSSATTSTDDGRRRDSRVLPKLWPDRTTETERPVAANKVSEAVKLPKIPTRDARPEAERPDDGGGVRTRLARLTRPQSTGSSGDGSGDRKLAAAYFRAKSAPKIYSPRFHATVPQPSDRRPLQSTPGISDTADTTLDITFGRRQPVDATSTMTDTAASGTRTVSTSTSTTFTEPGFPIVFSCESVLRHPLDGGYVSHTESHRFSVHYVSADSARSSVTATSDTDRDTGPSLVFTSAGACQNERCLTGESVSVTLGSKSNGQAASTSTTGVTGERRLVVERCTDVRRSKDDVVADHGTGNTATNHDTIEAATNQGNIAMVTDHRTSETATNKGTIETATNQGNIETATDLRTSETANNHRTCETATDSGTCEMTATDDDDQTASEPPLTPPSPPSTSSLSSPSSVRYCWPVDENRSPATNIVTVVGAEKLENGKHDTVWKTEEFYVSGKDDGANAFEKPAPPTAVNKTIDTLGEAGGGEDGDELELHARTDDDDDDMPLQSDERNYEQLTQNHQIIESSRTVSNQSPKPDDTESVLVGRQNDLGPIESDNTHANVVEPIAAEHHGTTNAETTSIEQHRSIVNNLLTVPLDRHPQSDEDTAAAEIMASRRRNEMQRSESSGRRAAAGAVEKNHRGGQRENGQTVQSNANKRNMPNRLDDNMSRKRDDSRDADPRHPGNRLLQGSSSGATPIQHLNAVDRGSAAANATETTAVPRNAVNDHPQHSYEPFGKRTNGPQDGGRRCVREQDVTNDCRGRANVDAKKNEAGRSEVYGTEGHDRDGGHSYGAGKNRHQESKRRLESVDEATETSKQQQQQESNYVGGCLFGDSFNRSKKPPQRYGEHAEYGRRYYDNDPKKVNFLSKPDYRYDYYRNKHVPKTGGHSPRDEDCTVFADRESHQDSTAQLPYYSHLDCKRTYGGGGDKKCTADITDDDDDDDDDDDESLTDSLEDGCKYEGTAVSYFLALDGQKSAVTFTLKMPGTLESRLNRRQSLLKKHLHVSTTVRKSAAAVRVRSRHKGCQTLWTVEKGVQVQRGSTANIEDRRALETLLAGLGRNHVSENQIRLVGGRKMVSEGNQTEHPPANRYTQTTRDVATGRETPECCAAAGRQSKNQMLAMKKFSADNALMVGVVRQKKYCKGKEALDGAKNDQLLTLSKGWINFYTLRADSADAEAQVEFNDNDDEVKAEDDSQQYTVHVQAIPEPAVTLPVVHVPHRNNNLQLPKTSSTTTKHLPKLVQTETNNNHNCPTHLAAANGWCVSVDGPNNMHMKVSLLPDKAGIKTSEHFDLDDENKQDARRLALQRKTNYMRKPYRNMKRTQSTPRDMFSADVSRTESALSAESKYIETIDTQLLIHKARRRLSQEWDTRIQNRGLTESVQLVVTGDSVSSRTSQHYATRGHQHCSFRRQSRRI comes from the exons ATGGACGTCTTCTCGAAGGCTGGACTGTTTCCGAAAAAACACCATCGCTGCATATCGTTGGAAAG cGGCCAATCTTCGACTAAAAAATCATGTCTGCAAAAAACGCCGTCAGACCCGCCGAGATTTTTTCCGCGGCGGTACTCGACGCCGGAGTTGGCGATGAGAAGACACGCGCTCAGATATCAACAACGCGATGACGACGTCCCGCCCGGACAGCCGATATCAAACAAATCGTGTCAGACCGACATCTTAGGATTGGACAAATACTTGCAAAGGCCGACCGGTAACGAGAGCTCGCAAAACGAGTCTGATGCAGTTAGCTCGGAAGCAACGGTGGCGGCGTTGAGGACGTACAAAAAGCCGTCGAAAAGGCCGAAGGTCCGGTCGGTGGCGGTACACTGCGAGCGGAGGAGACTGTCGTTCGCGGCGCTCAAAGGCTGCCAAAAGTTCAAGCACGTGTACAAGCGCAAGATATCGTTACCCCAACCGTCGTCGGCTACCACCTCGACGGACGACGGACGGCGCCGGGACAGCAGAGTATTGCCGAAACTGTGGCCAGACCGGACAACGGAAACGGAAAGACCGGTGGCCGCCAACAAAGTCAGCGAGGCCGTCAAACTGCCCAAGATACCGACAAGGGATGCGCGACCGGAAGCGGAAAGGCCCGACGACGGTGGTGGCGTAAGGACGAGACTGGCTAGACTGACCAGGCCACAGTCGACGGGCAGTAGTGGCGACGGGAGTGGTGACCGGAAACTGGCGGCTGCGTATTTCCGGGCCAAATCAGCTCCGAAAATCTACTCGCCACGATTTCATGCCACAGTGCCACAGCCATCGGACCGCAGACCACTGCAATCTACGCCCGGGATCAGCGACACGGCCGATACCACGCTCGATATAACGTTCGGCCGACGACAGCCCGTTGACGCCACGTCGACGATGACGGACACCGCGGCGTCTGGCACTAGGACAGTGTCCACGTCCACGTCCACAACATTCACCGAACCCGGTTTCCCGATAGTGTTCAGCTGCGAGAGTGTTCTCCGGCACCCGTTGGATGGGGGTTACGTGTCACACACCGAGAGCCACCGATTCAGCGTGCACTACGTGTCAGCCGACTCTGCCCGGTCATCGGTGACGGCCACGTCAGACACCGATCGAGACACCGGCCCGTCATTGGTGTTCACATCAGCTGGTGCGTGCCAAAACGAACGGTGCCTAACCGGTGAATCAGTGTCCGTCACGCTAGGCAGCAAATCGAACGGCCAGGCGGCGTCCACGTCCACTACTGGCGTGACTGGCGAACGGCGTCTGGTCGTCGAACGCTGTACCGACGTACGTCGGTCGAAGGACGACGTGGTGGCCGACCATGGTACAGGCAATACGGCAACTAACCACGATACCATCGAGGCGGCCACCAACCAAGGTAACATTGCGATGGTTACTGACCACCGAACCAGCGAGACGGCCACCAACAAAGGTACCATTGAGACAGCCACCAACCAAGGTAACATTGAGACGGCTACCGACCTCCGAACCAGCGAGACGGCCAACAACCACCGAACCTGTGAGACGGCTACTGATAGTGGAACCTGCGAGATGACGgccaccgacgacgacgaccaaaCCGCTAGTGAACCACCACTGACACCACCGTCACCACCGTCGACCTCGTCTCTGTCATCGCCTTCGTCGGTCCGATACTGTTGGCCGGTTGACGAAAACCGCAGTCCGGCGACCAATATCGTAACGGTCGTGGGTGCCGAAAAGCTAGAAAACGGCAAACACGACACCGTATGGAAGACCGAAGAATTTTACGTTTCGGGAAAAGACGACGGCGCCAACGCGTTCGAAAAGCCTGCCCCGCCGACGGcagtaaataaaactattgataCTTTGGGTGAAGCCGGAGGGGGGGAAGATGGCGATGAGCTCGAATTGCACGCACGCAcggacgatgacgacgacgacatgCCATTACAATCCGACGAACGAAATTATGAGCAGTTGACACAAAACCATCAAATAATAGAATCCAGCCGTACCGTTTCGAATCAGTCGCCGAAACCCGACGACACGGAATCGGTGCTGGTGGGTCGACAAAACGATTTGGGACCAATCGAAAGCGATAATACGCACGCAAACGTTGTCGAGCCTATTGCAGCTGAGCACCACGGCACGACAAACGCCGAAACCACTTCTATAGAACAACACCGATCAATCGTGAACAACCTTCTCACCGTCCCATTGGATCGACATCCGCAGTCGGACGAGGATACGGCCGCGGCAGAGATCATGGCGTCGCGGCGTCGTAACGAGATGCAACGTTCCGAGTCGTCCGGAAGACGAGCGGCTGCGGGTGCAGTGGAGAAGAATCATCGCGGGGGCCAACGTGAAAACGGACAAACTGTGCAATCGAACGCCAACAAGCGCAACATGCCCAACAGACTCGACGATAATATGAGTCGCAAACGGGACGACAGTCGGGACGCCGATCCTCGTCACCCTGGCAATCGTCTGCTACAAGGGTCGTCGTCAGGCGCGACCCCCATACAGCACTTGAACGCGGTCGATCGCGGATCTGCGGCGGCGAATGCGACAGAGACGACTGCTGTGCCTCGGAACGCAGTGAACGACCACCCGCAACACAGCTACGAACCGTTCGGAAAGCGAACGAACGGACCTCAAGATGGCGGCAGACGTTGTGTCCGTGAGCAGGATGTAACGAACGACTGTCGGGGACGCGCGAACGTAGACGCAAAAAAAAACGAGGCTGGGAGGTCTGAAGTATATGGCACCGAAGGCCATGACCGCGACGGCGGGCACTCGTACGGCGCCGGAAAGAATCGCCATCAGGAATCTAAACGGAGATTGGAGTCTGTGGATGAGGCGACGGAGACTTCgaagcaacagcagcagcaggaGTCGAACTACGTGGGTGGGTGTCTGTTCGGCGACTCTTTCAACCGTAGCAAGAAACCTCCGCAAAGGTATGGAGAACACGCCGAGTACGGTCGCAGATACTACGACAACGACCCGAAAAAAGTCAACTTCTTGTCGAAACCCGATTATCGGTACGATTACTATCGCAACAAGCACGTGCCAAAAACAGGTGGTCACAGCCCCAGGGACGAGGACTGCACAGTATTCGCGGACCGCGAGTCCCATCAAGACTCGACGGCGCAGCTTCCTTACTACTCGCACCTGGATTGCAAACGTACGTACGGAGGCGGTGGTGATAAGAAATGTACCGCAGACATCaccgacgatgatgatgatgacgatgacgacgacgacgagagTCTCACCGACAGCCTGGAAGATGGGTGCAAGTACGAGGGAACGGCCGTGTCATATTTCTTGGCACTTGACGGCCAAAAGTCGGCGGTCACGTTCACTCTGAAGATGCCCGGTACGCTAGAAAGTCGACTTAACCGGCGGCAGAGTCTGCTCAAGAAGCACCTGCACGTGTCGACGACGGTTCGGAAGTCGGCAGCGGCGGTACGGGTCCGTTCCCGTCACAAGGGGTGCCAGACGCTCTGGACTGTCGAGAAGGGGGTGCAGGTGCAACGGGGCTCCACGGCCAACATAGAAGACCGCAGGGCGCTAGAGACGCTGCTGGCCGGTCTGGGGCGCAACCACGTGTCAGAGAACCAGATCCGGTTGGTCGGTGGCCGGAAGATGGTGTCAGAAGGCAACCAGACGGAACACCCTCCAGCGAACCGGTATACCCAGACGACTAGGGATGTGGCCACGGGACGGGAAACGCCAGAATGCTGCGCGGCGGCCGGGAGACAGAGCAAAAACCAGATGCTCGCAATGAAAAAATTTTCCGCTGACAACGCTCTGATGGTGGGTGTGGTCAGGCAGAAAAAGTACTGCAAGGGAAAAGAAGCTTTGGACGGTGCCAAAAACGATCAACTGCTCACACTGTCCAAGGGTTGGATCAACTTTTACACGCTCAGAGCCGACAGTGCGGACGCGGAAGCACAag TAGAATTTAACGATAACGACGATGAGGTCAAAGCCGAGGACGACAGCCAACAATACACTGTACACGTGCAAGCCATCCCCGAACCTGCCGTGACATTGCCTGTAGTACACGTTCCTCATCGCAATAATAATCTGCAATTGCCGAAGACGTCTAGCACTACGACCAAACATTTACCGAAACTCGTGCAGACAGAGACCAATAACAATCATAATTGTCCAACGCATTTAG CAGCAGCAAATGGTTGGTGTGTAAGCGTAGATGGTCCAAATAACATGCACATGAAGGTTTCATTACTACCGGATAAGGCAGGCATAAAAACATCTGAACATTTTGACCTGGATG acGAAAATAAACAAGATGCCAGAAGATTAGCTTTACAAAGGAAGACCAACTACATGCGCAAACCTTATAGAAATATGAAAAGAACACAATCGACg CCTAGGGACATGTTCTCTGCAGACGTTTCAAGAACAGAGTCTGCCTTGTCAGCCGAGAGCAAATACATCGAGACAATTGACACGCAACTATTAATCCACAAGGCTCGAAG ACGCTTAAGTCAAGAATGGGACACAAGAATTCAAAATAGAGGTTTAACTGAATCAGTTCAATTAGTCGTTACAGGGGATTCGGTTTCCAGTAGAACATCTCAACATTATGCGACTAGAGGCCATCAGCATTGCTCATTCAGACGACAATCAAGaagaatttaa
- the LOC100574155 gene encoding uncharacterized protein LOC100574155 isoform X4 — protein sequence MDVFSKAGLFPKKHHRCISLESGQSSTKKSCLQKTPSDPPRFFPRRYSTPELAMRRHALRYQQRDDDVPPGQPISNKSCQTDILGLDKYLQRPTGNESSQNESDAVSSEATVAALRTYKKPSKRPKVRSVAVHCERRRLSFAALKGCQKFKHVYKRKISLPQPSSATTSTDDGRRRDSRVLPKLWPDRTTETERPVAANKVSEAVKLPKIPTRDARPEAERPDDGGGVRTRLARLTRPQSTGSSGDGSGDRKLAAAYFRAKSAPKIYSPRFHATVPQPSDRRPLQSTPGISDTADTTLDITFGRRQPVDATSTMTDTAASGTRTVSTSTSTTFTEPGFPIVFSCESVLRHPLDGGYVSHTESHRFSVHYVSADSARSSVTATSDTDRDTGPSLVFTSAGACQNERCLTGESVSVTLGSKSNGQAASTSTTGVTGERRLVVERCTDVRRSKDDVVADHGTGNTATNHDTIEAATNQGTIETATNQGNIETATDLRTSETANNHRTCETATDSGTCEMTATDDDDQTASEPPLTPPSPPSTSSLSSPSSVRYCWPVDENRSPATNIVTVVGAEKLENGKHDTVWKTEEFYVSGKDDGANAFEKPAPPTAVNKTIDTLGEAGGGEDGDELELHARTDDDDDDMPLQSDERNYEQLTQNHQIIESSRTVSNQSPKPDDTESVLVGRQNDLGPIESDNTHANVVEPIAAEHHGTTNAETTSIEQHRSIVNNLLTVPLDRHPQSDEDTAAAEIMASRRRNEMQRSESSGRRAAAGAVEKNHRGGQRENGQTVQSNANKRNMPNRLDDNMSRKRDDSRDADPRHPGNRLLQGSSSGATPIQHLNAVDRGSAAANATETTAVPRNAVNDHPQHSYEPFGKRTNGPQDGGRRCVREQDVTNDCRGRANVDAKKNEAGRSEVYGTEGHDRDGGHSYGAGKNRHQESKRRLESVDEATETSKQQQQQESNYVGGCLFGDSFNRSKKPPQRYGEHAEYGRRYYDNDPKKVNFLSKPDYRYDYYRNKHVPKTGGHSPRDEDCTVFADRESHQDSTAQLPYYSHLDCKRTYGGGGDKKCTADITDDDDDDDDDDDESLTDSLEDGCKYEGTAVSYFLALDGQKSAVTFTLKMPGTLESRLNRRQSLLKKHLHVSTTVRKSAAAVRVRSRHKGCQTLWTVEKGVQVQRGSTANIEDRRALETLLAGLGRNHVSENQIRLVGGRKMVSEGNQTEHPPANRYTQTTRDVATGRETPECCAAAGRQSKNQMLAMKKFSADNALMVGVVRQKKYCKGKEALDGAKNDQLLTLSKGWINFYTLRADSADAEAQVEFNDNDDEVKAEDDSQQYTVHVQAIPEPAVTLPVVHVPHRNNNLQLPKTSSTTTKHLPKLVQTETNNNHNCPTHLAAANGWCVSVDGPNNMHMKVSLLPDKAGIKTSEHFDLDDENKQDARRLALQRKTNYMRKPYRNMKRTQSTPRDMFSADVSRTESALSAESKYIETIDTQLLIHKARRRLSQEWDTRIQNRGLTESVQLVVTGDSVSSRTSQHYATRGHQHCSFRRQSRRI from the exons ATGGACGTCTTCTCGAAGGCTGGACTGTTTCCGAAAAAACACCATCGCTGCATATCGTTGGAAAG cGGCCAATCTTCGACTAAAAAATCATGTCTGCAAAAAACGCCGTCAGACCCGCCGAGATTTTTTCCGCGGCGGTACTCGACGCCGGAGTTGGCGATGAGAAGACACGCGCTCAGATATCAACAACGCGATGACGACGTCCCGCCCGGACAGCCGATATCAAACAAATCGTGTCAGACCGACATCTTAGGATTGGACAAATACTTGCAAAGGCCGACCGGTAACGAGAGCTCGCAAAACGAGTCTGATGCAGTTAGCTCGGAAGCAACGGTGGCGGCGTTGAGGACGTACAAAAAGCCGTCGAAAAGGCCGAAGGTCCGGTCGGTGGCGGTACACTGCGAGCGGAGGAGACTGTCGTTCGCGGCGCTCAAAGGCTGCCAAAAGTTCAAGCACGTGTACAAGCGCAAGATATCGTTACCCCAACCGTCGTCGGCTACCACCTCGACGGACGACGGACGGCGCCGGGACAGCAGAGTATTGCCGAAACTGTGGCCAGACCGGACAACGGAAACGGAAAGACCGGTGGCCGCCAACAAAGTCAGCGAGGCCGTCAAACTGCCCAAGATACCGACAAGGGATGCGCGACCGGAAGCGGAAAGGCCCGACGACGGTGGTGGCGTAAGGACGAGACTGGCTAGACTGACCAGGCCACAGTCGACGGGCAGTAGTGGCGACGGGAGTGGTGACCGGAAACTGGCGGCTGCGTATTTCCGGGCCAAATCAGCTCCGAAAATCTACTCGCCACGATTTCATGCCACAGTGCCACAGCCATCGGACCGCAGACCACTGCAATCTACGCCCGGGATCAGCGACACGGCCGATACCACGCTCGATATAACGTTCGGCCGACGACAGCCCGTTGACGCCACGTCGACGATGACGGACACCGCGGCGTCTGGCACTAGGACAGTGTCCACGTCCACGTCCACAACATTCACCGAACCCGGTTTCCCGATAGTGTTCAGCTGCGAGAGTGTTCTCCGGCACCCGTTGGATGGGGGTTACGTGTCACACACCGAGAGCCACCGATTCAGCGTGCACTACGTGTCAGCCGACTCTGCCCGGTCATCGGTGACGGCCACGTCAGACACCGATCGAGACACCGGCCCGTCATTGGTGTTCACATCAGCTGGTGCGTGCCAAAACGAACGGTGCCTAACCGGTGAATCAGTGTCCGTCACGCTAGGCAGCAAATCGAACGGCCAGGCGGCGTCCACGTCCACTACTGGCGTGACTGGCGAACGGCGTCTGGTCGTCGAACGCTGTACCGACGTACGTCGGTCGAAGGACGACGTGGTGGCCGACCATGGTACAGGCAATACGGCAACTAACCACGATACCATCGAGGCGGCCACCAACCAAG GTACCATTGAGACAGCCACCAACCAAGGTAACATTGAGACGGCTACCGACCTCCGAACCAGCGAGACGGCCAACAACCACCGAACCTGTGAGACGGCTACTGATAGTGGAACCTGCGAGATGACGgccaccgacgacgacgaccaaaCCGCTAGTGAACCACCACTGACACCACCGTCACCACCGTCGACCTCGTCTCTGTCATCGCCTTCGTCGGTCCGATACTGTTGGCCGGTTGACGAAAACCGCAGTCCGGCGACCAATATCGTAACGGTCGTGGGTGCCGAAAAGCTAGAAAACGGCAAACACGACACCGTATGGAAGACCGAAGAATTTTACGTTTCGGGAAAAGACGACGGCGCCAACGCGTTCGAAAAGCCTGCCCCGCCGACGGcagtaaataaaactattgataCTTTGGGTGAAGCCGGAGGGGGGGAAGATGGCGATGAGCTCGAATTGCACGCACGCAcggacgatgacgacgacgacatgCCATTACAATCCGACGAACGAAATTATGAGCAGTTGACACAAAACCATCAAATAATAGAATCCAGCCGTACCGTTTCGAATCAGTCGCCGAAACCCGACGACACGGAATCGGTGCTGGTGGGTCGACAAAACGATTTGGGACCAATCGAAAGCGATAATACGCACGCAAACGTTGTCGAGCCTATTGCAGCTGAGCACCACGGCACGACAAACGCCGAAACCACTTCTATAGAACAACACCGATCAATCGTGAACAACCTTCTCACCGTCCCATTGGATCGACATCCGCAGTCGGACGAGGATACGGCCGCGGCAGAGATCATGGCGTCGCGGCGTCGTAACGAGATGCAACGTTCCGAGTCGTCCGGAAGACGAGCGGCTGCGGGTGCAGTGGAGAAGAATCATCGCGGGGGCCAACGTGAAAACGGACAAACTGTGCAATCGAACGCCAACAAGCGCAACATGCCCAACAGACTCGACGATAATATGAGTCGCAAACGGGACGACAGTCGGGACGCCGATCCTCGTCACCCTGGCAATCGTCTGCTACAAGGGTCGTCGTCAGGCGCGACCCCCATACAGCACTTGAACGCGGTCGATCGCGGATCTGCGGCGGCGAATGCGACAGAGACGACTGCTGTGCCTCGGAACGCAGTGAACGACCACCCGCAACACAGCTACGAACCGTTCGGAAAGCGAACGAACGGACCTCAAGATGGCGGCAGACGTTGTGTCCGTGAGCAGGATGTAACGAACGACTGTCGGGGACGCGCGAACGTAGACGCAAAAAAAAACGAGGCTGGGAGGTCTGAAGTATATGGCACCGAAGGCCATGACCGCGACGGCGGGCACTCGTACGGCGCCGGAAAGAATCGCCATCAGGAATCTAAACGGAGATTGGAGTCTGTGGATGAGGCGACGGAGACTTCgaagcaacagcagcagcaggaGTCGAACTACGTGGGTGGGTGTCTGTTCGGCGACTCTTTCAACCGTAGCAAGAAACCTCCGCAAAGGTATGGAGAACACGCCGAGTACGGTCGCAGATACTACGACAACGACCCGAAAAAAGTCAACTTCTTGTCGAAACCCGATTATCGGTACGATTACTATCGCAACAAGCACGTGCCAAAAACAGGTGGTCACAGCCCCAGGGACGAGGACTGCACAGTATTCGCGGACCGCGAGTCCCATCAAGACTCGACGGCGCAGCTTCCTTACTACTCGCACCTGGATTGCAAACGTACGTACGGAGGCGGTGGTGATAAGAAATGTACCGCAGACATCaccgacgatgatgatgatgacgatgacgacgacgacgagagTCTCACCGACAGCCTGGAAGATGGGTGCAAGTACGAGGGAACGGCCGTGTCATATTTCTTGGCACTTGACGGCCAAAAGTCGGCGGTCACGTTCACTCTGAAGATGCCCGGTACGCTAGAAAGTCGACTTAACCGGCGGCAGAGTCTGCTCAAGAAGCACCTGCACGTGTCGACGACGGTTCGGAAGTCGGCAGCGGCGGTACGGGTCCGTTCCCGTCACAAGGGGTGCCAGACGCTCTGGACTGTCGAGAAGGGGGTGCAGGTGCAACGGGGCTCCACGGCCAACATAGAAGACCGCAGGGCGCTAGAGACGCTGCTGGCCGGTCTGGGGCGCAACCACGTGTCAGAGAACCAGATCCGGTTGGTCGGTGGCCGGAAGATGGTGTCAGAAGGCAACCAGACGGAACACCCTCCAGCGAACCGGTATACCCAGACGACTAGGGATGTGGCCACGGGACGGGAAACGCCAGAATGCTGCGCGGCGGCCGGGAGACAGAGCAAAAACCAGATGCTCGCAATGAAAAAATTTTCCGCTGACAACGCTCTGATGGTGGGTGTGGTCAGGCAGAAAAAGTACTGCAAGGGAAAAGAAGCTTTGGACGGTGCCAAAAACGATCAACTGCTCACACTGTCCAAGGGTTGGATCAACTTTTACACGCTCAGAGCCGACAGTGCGGACGCGGAAGCACAag TAGAATTTAACGATAACGACGATGAGGTCAAAGCCGAGGACGACAGCCAACAATACACTGTACACGTGCAAGCCATCCCCGAACCTGCCGTGACATTGCCTGTAGTACACGTTCCTCATCGCAATAATAATCTGCAATTGCCGAAGACGTCTAGCACTACGACCAAACATTTACCGAAACTCGTGCAGACAGAGACCAATAACAATCATAATTGTCCAACGCATTTAG CAGCAGCAAATGGTTGGTGTGTAAGCGTAGATGGTCCAAATAACATGCACATGAAGGTTTCATTACTACCGGATAAGGCAGGCATAAAAACATCTGAACATTTTGACCTGGATG acGAAAATAAACAAGATGCCAGAAGATTAGCTTTACAAAGGAAGACCAACTACATGCGCAAACCTTATAGAAATATGAAAAGAACACAATCGACg CCTAGGGACATGTTCTCTGCAGACGTTTCAAGAACAGAGTCTGCCTTGTCAGCCGAGAGCAAATACATCGAGACAATTGACACGCAACTATTAATCCACAAGGCTCGAAG ACGCTTAAGTCAAGAATGGGACACAAGAATTCAAAATAGAGGTTTAACTGAATCAGTTCAATTAGTCGTTACAGGGGATTCGGTTTCCAGTAGAACATCTCAACATTATGCGACTAGAGGCCATCAGCATTGCTCATTCAGACGACAATCAAGaagaatttaa